The DNA window CGCGACGCGCCCGGGTCGCGCTCAGTTTTGGTCTCCTCCCGGTGCCAACTACGGCTACGTCTTCAGCGGGGAGGGCGGCGGCTCGAAGTACTGGCGAGCGAAGGTGGTCGCGGGCGGAGCCTTCGAACCCTGGACCGAGCTTGGCACACTGCCCAGCGGCACGGACAACGAGCGAGGCGACTGGTTCGTCATCGACGGCACGCTGTTCGTGATCCGCGGTGCCAAGGTGTTCGGTGCAAGGATCGACGCACAGGGTACGCTCGCGCCGTTCCAGGCGCAGCCGCCGCTGCCCGATGCCCAGATCGACATCAGCTGGGGCCAGGATCACCTGGAGGGAGCGTCGTACGCGGTACTCGGAGACTACGTGTACGTGACCGGCAAGAAGACCGTCTTGTACTCACACATCCTGCGCAACCAGCCCTGCCCCCCGTGAGCTCGCACGCGCCGCTCTCACCGTGACTTGCCCGCAACATCGGGCAATCGCGCCTTCATCGCGGTCCACGTCCACTCGGAATCGGCCCACGGCACCGGTTCCGGAGCGTCGAAGCCACCGGAGCAGACAAGCTGTCCCGCGCCGGTCACCGCGCAGACCTGGTGCGGCCCCACCGCAACATGCACGACGTCTCGCAACGTGCCGGGGAGCTGGAGCGGGCTCGTGGGCGATGGCGGCTGCGGCGGAGCCGTCGGCTCATCCCGCGTCTCGAGCACGACCGTCTTGCACCGCGTCGTTCCATCAGCGCGGCTCCCGCACACTGCCGACGCTCCGGTCCAGATCTTCGTCGCCCCTTGGAGCTCCGGCACGGCCTGCTCGATACGCTGTGAGCGCTCCACGTCTTCGTAGTCCTTGAACGAATGGAGCGACGTGCAGGTCACACGGCCGTCGCTCATCCGGAGGCAAGGCCCGGAGAGCTGAGCGACGCCCTGGGCCACGCGGGGGCTCACGTCGGGCTTTTTTGCACCCACGGCGCGGCGCCCGACACACAGGACCTTCTGTTCGATGCGAGCGCAGACCGAGTCGGCGTCGATGGAAACCTCGGAGGCACCCCGGAGCTGAGCGATCTCGGTGGTCGGTCGAGGCGCGCCGGCGCCGGCGAGTTTGCCCCAACACACCACCTTGGCGTCGTGGATCACAGCGCAGGTCGCATCGTCGTGGGCGGCCAGCTGTGTTGCGCCGTCGACGCCCGCAACGCGGGTCATGAGCTCATTCTTGTTCCCCGCGCGGCCCAGCGCACCGCCGCTGGGATCACCAAAACAATGCACTGCCCCCAGCTCGGTCCGAACACAGGTGTGCCGCTCCCCGAGCGCCAGCTCGACGACGGGGCCAAGATCGTCGATGGGCTCGGGCTCCACCACGCGCACGCTGCTCTTCGAGCGCCCGAGCTGCCCAGCCTGGTTGTCGCCCCAGCACCAGGCGTTCCTGTGCTGGATCGCACACGCATGCCGACCACCGAGGGCGACCGCCGTCGCGCGCGTCAGCGACACGCGCCGAGACACGAGCTGCTCGGGCGGCGTCGGGGTCACCCGACCCCAACACGAGACCTTGCCGGCCGACTCGAGGGCGCAGGCGTGGGAATCCCCGACCGAGAGCGCCGCCACACTCTCGAGGCCCGACACTCTCGTGGGCTGTCCGCGAAGCTCACCGGAGTAGAGCGTGCCGGCGTCGGCGTTGTCATCGTACTTCTGTCGCCACCACCAGCACTCCACGTGATCCTTGGCGAGCTGCGCGCAGCCGATTTCGCGGCCTGCCCCCATGCTCAGGAGCGACGGATGGGTCGCGATGACGTCCCAGTTCATCTTCGCGCTCGGGTCGGCGTCGTCTCGAGCACAGGCCAACCTCCCGTCAGCGAAGTGCACGCACAACCGCTCGCCGCCCGCGATCTCCTTCACACCGCTCGCGACGCGAACCCGCTCGCCGCTCATGCCCCAGCACACCACCTCGCGGTTGGCCAGCAGCCCACACAGCCACTGCCCGCCGCCGATGCGTGCGAGCGCCAGCGTGCTGGCCTTGCCCGCCTCGGGAAAATCCAAGCGTAGGATCTTGTCGGCGGCCGTCGCGGGTGCCCTCCATTTGGAGTGCACGTCGCACCGAACCCGCCCGTCGTCCCCCCGCCCGCACGCGAGGCCATCGTGGGCGAGATGCAAGGACGCGGGCGCGAGAGGCGGGACGGGTGCGTCGACGAACCGCGACTCGAGCACCGAAGACGTCCAGCGGCTCCGAGCGTCCTTCACCCACACACGACCTTCGACGACCTGGAGATCGCGGAGCCCTCGAGTTGGGAGCGGTTTGGGCGCCTCGAGATCGAGCGCACCCCCTCGGTTCGCGGAAAAACACACCCCTTGCCCGTCCGCGTAGCGCGCGCACACGACACCCACGCCGGACGAGAGCTCGACGACCCCGTCGCCGCGCGGGGCCGGCGCGGGTCCTGTGCGCGGAGGCTGCGTGTCCCGGGCGATCTGGGTCGCCGCCGGCGCACAGGCAGCTGCGAGCCCGATGAGCACGACGACGAGCGTTGAGCGGCGCATACCGGGACAGCGTATCAACTCTGGTCTGCGCGGAAGTGCGCCCCTCGGCTGGAAACGAAGCGCGAACACGGGTCAGTGCGTTGCTGCAGGCGAGCGTGGACGGCTGCCCGCACCTTCCTGATTGCGCGAGCCAAACTCTCGTGATACTGAACTGATACTCAGTGCCAAAAAGAGTACAAACCATGACAATCACGCAAGATCGCGCAGCCTCGGCCGGGAACGTCAACTTCGACGAGGCACCCATCGTTCAGGCCCAGATCGAAGGCGTCGACTACCGGATCGACACGGGCTTCGGCTCCGCGGTGGCCATCTCGACCCGCGCACCGGGAAGTTGGCTCTGGACGGTGCTGGCCGACGGCAAATGGGACGGGCTGCGACTCCGCGCCAAATCGATGGACCGCCCGGTGGTCGACGTGCTCGAGCGGGCGCTTGGCGAGGCGATGCGAGAACAGAACGCGAACGACGACGCCTAGAGGGAACCAGCATGTCGCAAGATGATGCGAACGAACGACGAGTGCTGTCCCGCAAGGAGCTCGCTCGCGAGTTGCGCCAGCAGGCGTACCAGAGAGCGAAGGAACGGCGCGCGAAGGACCCGCGGGTGCTCGCCATGAAAGAGGCAGCGAAGGCGCAGCGGCGGGAGCTCTATCGGCAGGTGAAGGACAAAAGGAGCGCCGCCGCCGCGGAGCAGAAGCGTGCCGTCAAAGCCAAGCGGCAGCAGGAGACCACGGACAAGCGAGCAGCCGCGGATGCGGGTCTGATGCAGCTGATCGTCTGCACGGCCAAGGGGTCGAGCGCGCAGAACTGAGCCGACCGAGGCCGCAAGCCCGGGACGGGAATCGTTTGGAGCGGCGCTGATCCGCGACCGTGAGCTGCCACGCGGCCTTGCAATCGCTGGACGCTGCCGTACTCTCGAAGCGCTCATGTTCGTCCGTCGACTGCTCAGCGCGGCCTTCACCGCGGCGTTGTCGGGTGCGACGTGGGTCACGGGCTGTGGCGACGACAGCGGCGACGGTAACGCCGCTGGCGGCCAGGGTGGCGCGCAAGGAGATGCCGCGGGGGACACAGGCGCCAATCTCGACGCGTCATCGTCCGACGGCGACGGCTCGCCAGACACCGGCGTGTCACCCGACTCAGGCCCGACCCCACCGGCGTACGACCCCTGCGCCAGCGCGGCGTGCTGGAATGTGCCGACGCTCGGCGCGTGCGGCGACAAGCTCATCCAAGAGAATTTCGCCAGCGGCAACTACAACATCCATCGGGCGCTGCTCCTGGCGCCCGCCGGCGTCGAAATCACGCTCACCGCCACCCGCACCGCGGGCTCCTGGGGTCCCGCCCTCATCGTGCACGACGAACAGGGCAGCACGGTCTTCGACTCCGGGACCCCCTACTCGAGCAGCGCGCTCCAAGTCACCGCAGTCTCACCAGCGCCCGGACCGGACTCGCTGGGGGTGAAGCTGACGGCGTCCACGCGCATGCACCTGTCGGTGTTCATGACTGGTGCGAACGTGGTTTCTAGCGCCTTCAAAGACTCGTTGCCAGCGGATGCAAAGTACACCCTGCACACCAGCGTCGCCTGTGCGCCCCCGGGGGCGCTGACGGTGAACGGCGTCAAGCTCGACAGCGAGCAGGAGCTGTGGGTGCGCTACATCGCAAGAGAGATCGTGCCCAAGCTGCCGGGGACGGCTGCCGAGCGCGTCGACAAGGGCGCCTACGTGACCTGGTGGTCGCTGAAGGAGGGCGTCCTCAACGTCAACAATCCGCTCTCGTATTCCAACTGCAGCGTCCCCCCGGACCAACACATCGGTCCGCTCGAGCTGTGCCCCGACCCGAAGCACGCCTGGCAGGTCGGGCTCTCCGCCGTGCAGGCGACCTACAACACCCTCGCCGGCACCGAGAAGCTCGCGCTCTCACTGTTCCCCGGCGACACCATCGAAGACATCTTGCGCGACGCCGCCGTGACGGCGGGTTTCGGCGAGACCACCGAGCAGGCGAAGGCGATCACGGCTTCGACCGATCGGCTCCGGGTGTCCTGGCTGCTGCGGCAGAGCCCCGTAGGGTTCGCAGCCGAATACTCGCCCGTGTACAACCAGTGCTTTGCTGGCGCCCCCGCGACGTGGTGTTTCAACTTCGCCCCCTTCGCACCGAATCTGGCCGGCGCCCAGAAGTCCGTTGCAGACCTGAAGGCGATCTTTCAGAGCCTGGCACCCTGACGCGCGAGCTCAGGCGACGCTTCTCGGGTGCGCGCCGGCCCACGCCTGAGTACGCTGCGCTGGATCATGTCCATCCGCTCGACCCTGACCCCGATCGCCGCCGTGTTGTGTAGCAAGCTCCAGGCTGACTTCACCGCCAAGCTCGAGCTGGCACTGGGTTGCCTCGGGAGCTGAATCGATGCTGAGCTCGCGACCCAAGCTCGCAGTCGCGTTCTCAGTCGCCGCCGCGCTGTTTGCGGTTTCACGCTCCGGCTCGGCTCAGACACCGAGCCGCGAGGCCGAGCAGGGCTTGGGCCTGCTGCGCTCGCAGGGCTGCCTGGCTTGCCACACCCTGGATGGCAGTCGCCAGGTGGGTCCAACCCTCCTGGGTCTCTGGGGGAGCTCCCGCTCGGTCAAGACCGGCGAGAGCCTGCGAGTCGTCAGCGTGGATGCCAGCTACGTCGAGCGCTCACTGAAGGAGCCGGATGCCGACGTCGTAGAGGGTTTCCCGGCCGGGGTGATGCCGAAGTTCGCGCTGAGCGACGCCGACTCTCGGGCGATCGTCGCCGCGCTGACCCACCTGTCTCAGAACGCCAAACCCAAGCCGCGTGGCTCACTGCTGAGCCTGGGCCTGGCAGCGCTCGCGTTCGTCGTGCTGCACCTCGGGATGTCGTCGCACCCGTTGCGCTCGCGCGCGACGTCGAAGCTCGGGGCCAACGCGTTCATGGGGCTGTACTCACTGGTGATCCTGGGGGTGTTCGGCTGGCTGCTGCACGCCTGGAGCACGGCGCCATACCTGCAGCTGTGGGCGTCACCGGCCTGGACGCGTCATGTGCCACTAGTCAGCATGCCGCTGATCTTCGTGCTCATGATCGCCGGTTACACCACGAAGAACCCCGCCAGCGCCGGCCAAGAATCCGCGCTCGAAAAACCGGATGCGGCGACCGGCATCCTGCGCATCACCCGGCATCCGGCCAACGTCGCCAACGCCCTCTGGGGATTCGTGCATCTGCCGCCCAACGGCGACTTTGCATCCCTGTGCCTGTTCGGCAGCATCTCGCTCCTCGCCATCGTCGGGACCTTGCACATCGAGCGTCGACGACGCCGGGCCCACGGAGCGGCCTGGGAGGCCTTTGCACGGGTGACGTCGATCGTGCCTTTTGTCGCCATTTTGCGCGGGCGCAACCAGCTCCGGTTGTCGGAGATCGGAGCCTGGCGGGTGCTGCTCGGCTTGGCGATCTTCGTGATCGCCCTCGCCTCGCACACCTACTTGATCGGGGCTTCCCCCTACCCGCTCTGACGACTCGATGACAGCGGCGCGGCGCTCAGCCGGCGCTCGCGGCGTTGATACAGTTCGTGTAGACCTTGAACTCGGCGCCGCAACCGATCGACAACGCGTACCCAACGACACACGTGATGGGTTTGCCGTTGGCGCACGTGACGAAGTTCTTCCACTCGTCGTCGCACCCGATCCCGGTGGCTCCCGCCCACTGGCAGTTGGTGTTGCACTCGGCTTTGGGGAGGTTGTTCGCGCAGCTCTTGGCCGTCACGGCATCACAGTAGCTGACGCAGGGCCCCACGATGGCGGGGTTGGGGTTCTCCCCGACGGCGCAGTTGAGGGCGTTCAAGTTGGCGATCGCGCAATCGACGATCACCGGATCGCCGGCGCCGTTGCAGGTCGCCTTCTTGCCGTCGGCGCAGTCGAAGTACGCCTTGCCGGTGGGGTCACACTTGGGCGAGGACGTCAGCGCCTTACAGGTGACCATGCAGCCCGCCTTGGTCAGCCCGTTGGAGCACCCGACGGCCACGAGCGTGTTGCAGGTCGCGTCACAACGGTCGACCAGGTTGCTGCCGCCGCTGCCACCTCCGCTGCCGCCGCCTCCGGTCGACACGCCAGCGCTACCCCCGGTGGATACTCCACCCGTCCCTGCGCCGCCCGCGCCCCCGCCTCCTGAGCTCGGCTCGGCGGTCGACGAGCTGCTGCAGGCAGCCAGCGCGAAAACGCCAACCAGGAACAGGCTCGTGGATCTACGTGACATGGTCTTCCTTTCGCAAAGCCGTGCGGTCCCCGGGTACAGGTCCTCCCCGCGCGGGAGCCTCACGGGCAATCATCCTTGCACGCGGTCTGGGTGCAAACGCGCAGGGCCAGGAAGAGACTCGCTTGGGCCCGCAAGCGTCCGCACAGCCGCCGGCGTCGCCACACGTGACGGCGCAGCCCAGCGCCAGCACGCACGCATCGTCACACAGGCAAGCCTCCAGCGCTGCCGCGCAGTGTTGCGCCGAGCACTTGCAGCAGTTGGTCTTGTCGAACCCGCACAGGTTTCCGCCATCTCCGCAGACCGCGGCATCCCCAGCCCCGCCCGCGCCCGCACCACTGCTTCCTCCGCTGCCACCGCCCGCAGCACCCCCCCCGCCGCCGCCGCCCGGGTTGGTCGTGTTGCTGCTGCAACCGAGCAGCATCACCAGCGTGAGCAGGGATAGCTTCCCAGTCATAAGTCGAGGCTACGACCGATGCGGAGACCGGGCAAGCAAGCCGCGGAGGGGCACTCCTTGCGGCTCTGCACGCCGTCAAAGCTCAACCTGAACGCGTTTCTCTGACTGCATTCGTTGGTAATGCCTGGACTGCTCGGCTGGCGGCGCCATGCCTGGTTGCTCTACCGCATACGCGCCGCCGGGGCCTCGCAGGCCGAAACCGTCCCCTGCGGGCGGCATGCCGTTCGTCTTCGTGGCAAGCGCGAAGCAACAGGGGTTGCCCGCCAAGCAATCGACGGTCGCGAACACGTGTGACCTGACGTGCAGCCAGCGCTACTGCTCCGCGCCGCTGGCCTTGGTCGCGGCAGGGGCGCAAGGATTTCCGGCCATGCGCTGCGGGCATTCTCCGAAAAATTGCCATCACTCCGATGACGGGCCGGGCTCGACGTGGCACGCTGGTCCGAACAATGCGCATCCTGATCGCTGCGCTCGTCGGCATTCTGGGCCTTCCTCCTTGCTCTGGCGCGCGCGCATCCCACGGCAAGGGGAACCTCGTGGTGGAGAACGGGTCGAGCGTCGACCTCTCGTTCGAGTTCACCGCCGCTGGCGAGCGCGTGGCGGGCTGTTTCTGGGTGCTCAGAGGTCGAAGCACGACGTTCGAACTCCCGTCCGGAGACCTCGAGTGGGCGTATACGATTTCCGGGACGCGCTACTCGAGTAGAGCAGTTATCTTGACTAGCCACCCGAGCGCTCTCAGCTGCCGAACCACTCAGGCGAGGTTGGGTGGAGACGTCGCTACCTGCGAGTCTGCGGATGCACCTGCGGTGCTGCCACCGCAAGACTCGATTGCAGCGCTCACCGACGCGACGTTCGGCTTCCTGGAAGCGCTCGGCAAACAGCTCCAGAAGGGAGACGAGAAGTCGTTGGGCGGTCTCGTAAGACCCCCGTTCGACGTCGAGTGGGCCGGGGAAACTCCCGGCGAGCGCCGAGTGAAGAGCGCGAGGCATCTCATCGAAGTCCGCGAACACCTCGAACTAGACACCCAGTCGCTCCAGGCAGCGCGGGCGCGCGCAGCGGACCCGCGCACCGGTGAGGACGATTGCGTCAAACACGAGGTCGATTGGTCGAAAGGCGGGCCGGCGCTCAGCTGCGAGGGTCGCAGCGTGACCCTGCTTTTGCGTCCCACGGCCGCTTGCGGGAAGTTCCCGCACATCAACTCCTGGCAGCTGACGAGCGAAGACCGCAACTGGCATTTGACGGGAAAAGGCGTGAAAACTCCCTAGCTCGCTGCCACGCTCGCTCATCGCGGCTTCAGTTTTTCGCGCAGAGTCTTGCGGTCGATGCCCAGCACACGTGCCGCTTGGGTGCGATTACCGCTGACGCTGTCGAGCACCTTCTGGATGTGCTCGCGTTCGACCTGCTCGAGGGCGCGAGGGGTCCTCTCACTGGCCGGTGCCAGGTGGCGCATGTGCGGTGGAAGATCCACAACATCGATGCGGCCTCGATCGGCCATCACCACCAGGTGATGCATGAGGTTCTCCAACTCGCGCACGTTGCCGGGCCAAGAGTGGGCCTCCATCGCGCAGATCGCTGGTTCGGACAGTTCGGGTGGGGGTCGGTCCTGCTCGTCGGCGAAGCGTGCAAGGAAGTGGCGCGCGAGTAAGATCAAATCGTCGCCTCGTTCGCGCAACGGCGGGACGTCAATCGTCACGACGCTCAATCGATAGAACAGGTCTTCTCGGAAGGTGCCCTCGCTGATCATGGCGGCCAAATCACGACTCGTGGCCGCAATGATTCGCACGTCCACCTTGCGGGGGCGTGTTGCGCCGAGCATGTAGACCTGACGGTCTTGCAGCACTCGTAAGAGCTTCACTTGGAGCTTCGGTCCGAGCTCGCTGACTTCGTCCAAGAACAACGTGCCACCGTCGCTTGCTTGAAAAAACCCGGGGTGGTCGGTGTTTGCGCCCGTGAACGCCCCTCTCGCGTGGCCGAACAACTCGCTCTCGAAGAGCTCTTGGGGAATGGCGCCACAATTGACCGGAACCAGCGGCGCCTGTCGCCGCGAACTCTCGACGTGAATGGCCCGCGCGACCAGCTCCTTGCCTACTCCACTCTCGCCGGTCAGCAGCACTCCCGCGTTGCTGGCAGCGACCCTGCTGATCTGGGCAAACACCTGGCGGATGGGCCGCGAGATGCCAATCATTCCGTGCTTCGCCACGTTCGCTTGCACCGCGTCGTCCAGGCCGAGCACGCGGCGAGTCAGGCCGCGCAGCGCGCGCTGTGCCGCCTGGATCAGCTCCAGCTCCGTGTACGGCTTGCCCAGGTACTCATCGGCCCCGAACTTCACTGCGGATACTGCGTTGTCCACGTCGGGAAAGCCCGTGATGACCATGACCGCGGTGGCCGCGAAATTTTCGTGTACGTAGCGGACGAGCTCGAGCCCGCTGGCGTTGGGCATGCGCATGTCCGTGACGACCAGATCGAAGCGTCCAAGGGCCAGCAGCTCGACCGCTTCTTCGACACTCGCGGCGATTCGCACCGTGTGCCCGTGCGCACTCAAATGGCGACGGGCAAGCTCGCGAGAGTCTTCGCTGTCGTCAACGACGAGCGTCGTTGCTTTAAGCGGGGTGTCCACCGGCATCGTCCCCTCTGGTTGTCGCGCCGGGCGGAGCGAGCGGCAGGCTTACCGAGATGGTCGTGCCCGCCCCGGGCACACTCTCCACTTCGATGCTCCCGCCGTGCAAGCTCACGATGTCGTGCACGATCGCCAGCCCCAGTCCTGTGCCTTCGCGCGCAGTCTTCGTGGTGAAGAAAGGCTCGAAGACTCGCGCACGCACTTCCTCGCTCATTCCCACGCCGCAGTCCTTGACCGAAATGACGAGGCCCGAACAGACCGCGCGCGTCTGGACCTGCAACTCCCCGCCGTCCGGCATGGCCTGAACCGCATTCCGCACCAGGTTCACGACCACCTGACAGATTTGGGTGCGGTCGCCGACGATGACCGGCACTGCCGGGTCTAGAGCGCAGCTCACCTGGACGCTCCGCGATATGCA is part of the Myxococcales bacterium genome and encodes:
- a CDS encoding sigma-54-dependent Fis family transcriptional regulator, whose protein sequence is MPVDTPLKATTLVVDDSEDSRELARRHLSAHGHTVRIAASVEEAVELLALGRFDLVVTDMRMPNASGLELVRYVHENFAATAVMVITGFPDVDNAVSAVKFGADEYLGKPYTELELIQAAQRALRGLTRRVLGLDDAVQANVAKHGMIGISRPIRQVFAQISRVAASNAGVLLTGESGVGKELVARAIHVESSRRQAPLVPVNCGAIPQELFESELFGHARGAFTGANTDHPGFFQASDGGTLFLDEVSELGPKLQVKLLRVLQDRQVYMLGATRPRKVDVRIIAATSRDLAAMISEGTFREDLFYRLSVVTIDVPPLRERGDDLILLARHFLARFADEQDRPPPELSEPAICAMEAHSWPGNVRELENLMHHLVVMADRGRIDVVDLPPHMRHLAPASERTPRALEQVEREHIQKVLDSVSGNRTQAARVLGIDRKTLREKLKPR